From the bacterium genome, one window contains:
- a CDS encoding DUF6485 family protein, translating to MDCDHRETNLKHCNCTYSCDKHGRCCECLHYHRERMELPACYFDAAAERTWNRGISYFVGLRR from the coding sequence ATGGACTGCGACCACCGCGAGACCAACCTCAAACACTGCAACTGCACCTACTCCTGCGACAAGCACGGCCGCTGCTGCGAGTGCCTGCACTACCACCGGGAGCGGATGGAACTGCCGGCGTGCTACTTCGACGCCGCGGCCGAGCGGACCTGGAACCGCGGCATTTCGTATTTCGTCGGCCTTCGGCGGTAG